ATTTCTTCTAATGTATCATAAGATTTGTCAGGATGTTGAATGCAAATAATTTCTACTTTATCAAATTGATGAAGACGATTTAAGCCTCTTACATCTTTACCGTAAGAACCTGCTTCCCGCCTAAAACAAGGAGTATAGGCAGTATTTTTTATTGGGAAATCCGAAGCATTTAATATTACATCCCTGTAAATGTTTGTTAATGGAACTTCAGAAGTTGGTATCAGGTAAAAATTGTCTTCTACTGTATGATACATTTGTCCGTCTTTATCAGGGAGTTGTCCTGTTCCATAAGCGGAATCTTCATTTACTATAAGTGGTGGTAAAAATTCAATATATCCCGATTCCTGAGCTTCGTGGAGAAAAAAGTTAATTAATGCTCTTTGTAATTTTGCTCCTTTATTTTTATACACAGGGAAACCGCTTCCTGTAATTTTATTTCCTAATTCAAAATCAATAATATCATATTTTTTAGCTATTTCCCAGTGAGGAATAGCATTATTGTCTAATTTTGGAATTATCACGTTAGATTTAATTAGTATATTATCTTTTTCGCCAACACCTGTTGGGACAGATATATGTGGAATATTAGGAAGTTGAATAAGTGTTTTTGTTAAATGTTTTTCAGCTTCATAAGATTTGTTTTGTAATATTTTTATTTCTTCTTTAAGTTCTGCTGATTTTAATTTAATTGATTCTGCTTCGTCTTTTTTACCTTCCTTATAAAAAATTCCAATTTTTTTTGAATAATTATTTAACTCTGAAAGACTAT
This genomic window from Bacteroidales bacterium contains:
- the serS gene encoding serine--tRNA ligase → MLTIKFILENKEYVVERLAVKNFDAKSIVEEIIHIEGYRKSTKQNLENSLSELNNYSKKIGIFYKEGKKDEAESIKLKSAELKEEIKILQNKSYEAEKHLTKTLIQLPNIPHISVPTGVGEKDNILIKSNVIIPKLDNNAIPHWEIAKKYDIIDFELGNKITGSGFPVYKNKGAKLQRALINFFLHEAQESGYIEFLPPLIVNEDSAYGTGQLPDKDGQMYHTVEDNFYLIPTSEVPLTNIYRDVILNASDFPIKNTAYTPCFRREAGSYGKDVRGLNRLHQFDKVEIICIQHPDKSYDTLEEMVNYIESLIKKLNLPYRIQKLCGGDISFTSALTYDFEVFSAAQKKWLEVSSVSNFESFQSNRLKLRFREEGEKRTKLAHTLNGSALALPRIVAALLENNQCSEGIRIPECLVEYTGFELIN